One segment of Cyprinus carpio isolate SPL01 chromosome A17, ASM1834038v1, whole genome shotgun sequence DNA contains the following:
- the dph6 gene encoding diphthine--ammonia ligase isoform X2, with amino-acid sequence MRVVALISGGKDSCYNMLQCVSAGHSVVALANLRPHTHDELDSYMYQTVGHQAVDLYAEAMDLPLYRRTIEGSSLHTGREYSQTAGDEVEDLYQLLKLVKEKEGVEAVSVGAILSDYQRVRVENVCARLQLQPLAYLWRRDQAELLREIISSDLHAVVIKVAAYGLDPERHLGKSLAEMEAYLHELSEKYGVHICGEGGEYETFTVDCPLFKKKIVIDSMETVIHSADAFAPVGYLRFTRMHTEDKREGSGGRPLPLSRCPCQNTIDRMTEELEYADKTPDVQGGCPSNAERSCQSEPGCVPSHSSRSSSGFQWISGLTALQSEHPDVQSQTRHVFTLLQSRKIALFSLFLRDQSIYSHVRCRLRCVVLTIVKQ; translated from the exons ATGAGAGTTGTTGCGCTGATCAG cggCGGTAAGGACAGCTGTTATAACATGCTGCAGTGTGTGTCTGCTGGTCACTCTGTCGTGGCTCTCGCGAACCTCAGGCCTCACACACACG ATGAGCTGGACAGCTACATGTATCAGACGGTGGGTCATCAGGCCGTCGACCTGTACGCCGAGGCCATGGACCTTCCCCTGTACAGGCGCACTATCGAGGGCTCCAGTCTGCACACGGGGAGAGAATACAGCCAGACCGCAGGAGATGAGGTGGAGGATCTGTACCAGCTGCTCAAGCTTGTGAAG GAGAAGGAGGGTGTTGAGGCCGTGTCTGTGGGGGCCATTCTGTCCGACTACCAGAGAGTACGTGTGGAAAATGT GTGTGCGCGACTGCAGCTCCAGCCGCTGGCGTACCTGTGGCGCCGAGACCAGGCCGAGCTGCTCAGAGAGATCATATCCAGTGACCTCCACGCTGTCGTCATCAAAGTGGCGGCGTACG GCCTGGATCCAGAGAGACATTTAGGAAAATCCCTGGCGGAGATGGAAGCGTATCTGCACGAG CTTTCAGAGAAGTATGGAGTTCATATCTGTGGAGAAGGAGGCGAGTACGAGACCTTCACCGTTGACTGCCCGCTCTTCAAGAAGAAGATCGTCAT tgacTCGATGGAGACGGTCATCCACTCGGCCGATGCCTTCGCTCCTGTTGGATACCTGCGCTTCACACGCATGCACACGGAGGACAAGAGAGAA GGCTCCGGAGGGCGGCCGCTGCCTCTCAGTAGATGTCCTTGCCAGAACACCATTGACAGGATGACAGAAGAGCTGGAATATGCTGATAAAACTCCAGACGTCCAGGGAGGATGTCCATCAAACGCTGAGCGCAGTTGTCAGTCGGAGCCgg gttgTGTGCCCTCACACTCGTCCAGGAGTTCATCGGGTTTCCAGTGGATATCCGGTCTAACAGCGCTTCAGTCCGAACACCCAGACGTCCAGAGCCAAACCCGGCACGTCTTCACACTCCTGCAAAGTAGGAAAATtgctctgttttctctctttctgcgaGATCAGAGCATATACTCACACGTTCGGTGTCGTCTCAGATGTGTGGTGCTGACGATTGTGAAGCAGTAA
- the dph6 gene encoding diphthine--ammonia ligase isoform X1, translated as MRVVALISGGKDSCYNMLQCVSAGHSVVALANLRPHTHVPDELDSYMYQTVGHQAVDLYAEAMDLPLYRRTIEGSSLHTGREYSQTAGDEVEDLYQLLKLVKEKEGVEAVSVGAILSDYQRVRVENVCARLQLQPLAYLWRRDQAELLREIISSDLHAVVIKVAAYGLDPERHLGKSLAEMEAYLHELSEKYGVHICGEGGEYETFTVDCPLFKKKIVIDSMETVIHSADAFAPVGYLRFTRMHTEDKREGSGGRPLPLSRCPCQNTIDRMTEELEYADKTPDVQGGCPSNAERSCQSEPGCVPSHSSRSSSGFQWISGLTALQSEHPDVQSQTRHVFTLLQSRKIALFSLFLRDQSIYSHVRCRLRCVVLTIVKQ; from the exons ATGAGAGTTGTTGCGCTGATCAG cggCGGTAAGGACAGCTGTTATAACATGCTGCAGTGTGTGTCTGCTGGTCACTCTGTCGTGGCTCTCGCGAACCTCAGGCCTCACACACACG TCCCAGATGAGCTGGACAGCTACATGTATCAGACGGTGGGTCATCAGGCCGTCGACCTGTACGCCGAGGCCATGGACCTTCCCCTGTACAGGCGCACTATCGAGGGCTCCAGTCTGCACACGGGGAGAGAATACAGCCAGACCGCAGGAGATGAGGTGGAGGATCTGTACCAGCTGCTCAAGCTTGTGAAG GAGAAGGAGGGTGTTGAGGCCGTGTCTGTGGGGGCCATTCTGTCCGACTACCAGAGAGTACGTGTGGAAAATGT GTGTGCGCGACTGCAGCTCCAGCCGCTGGCGTACCTGTGGCGCCGAGACCAGGCCGAGCTGCTCAGAGAGATCATATCCAGTGACCTCCACGCTGTCGTCATCAAAGTGGCGGCGTACG GCCTGGATCCAGAGAGACATTTAGGAAAATCCCTGGCGGAGATGGAAGCGTATCTGCACGAG CTTTCAGAGAAGTATGGAGTTCATATCTGTGGAGAAGGAGGCGAGTACGAGACCTTCACCGTTGACTGCCCGCTCTTCAAGAAGAAGATCGTCAT tgacTCGATGGAGACGGTCATCCACTCGGCCGATGCCTTCGCTCCTGTTGGATACCTGCGCTTCACACGCATGCACACGGAGGACAAGAGAGAA GGCTCCGGAGGGCGGCCGCTGCCTCTCAGTAGATGTCCTTGCCAGAACACCATTGACAGGATGACAGAAGAGCTGGAATATGCTGATAAAACTCCAGACGTCCAGGGAGGATGTCCATCAAACGCTGAGCGCAGTTGTCAGTCGGAGCCgg gttgTGTGCCCTCACACTCGTCCAGGAGTTCATCGGGTTTCCAGTGGATATCCGGTCTAACAGCGCTTCAGTCCGAACACCCAGACGTCCAGAGCCAAACCCGGCACGTCTTCACACTCCTGCAAAGTAGGAAAATtgctctgttttctctctttctgcgaGATCAGAGCATATACTCACACGTTCGGTGTCGTCTCAGATGTGTGGTGCTGACGATTGTGAAGCAGTAA
- the dph6 gene encoding diphthine--ammonia ligase isoform X3 — MRVVALISGGKDSCYNMLQCVSAGHSVVALANLRPHTHVPDELDSYMYQTVGHQAVDLYAEAMDLPLYRRTIEGSSLHTGREYSQTAGDEVEDLYQLLKLVKEKEGVEAVSVGAILSDYQRVRVENVCARLQLQPLAYLWRRDQAELLREIISSDLHAVVIKVAAYGLDPERHLGKSLAEMEAYLHELSEKYGVHICGEGGEYETFTVDCPLFKKKIVIDSMETVIHSADAFAPVGYLRFTRMHTEDKREGSGGRPLPLSRCPCQNTIDRMTEELEYADKTPDVQGGCPSNAERSCQSEPELYWLIEHQHKRSIALLWFC; from the exons ATGAGAGTTGTTGCGCTGATCAG cggCGGTAAGGACAGCTGTTATAACATGCTGCAGTGTGTGTCTGCTGGTCACTCTGTCGTGGCTCTCGCGAACCTCAGGCCTCACACACACG TCCCAGATGAGCTGGACAGCTACATGTATCAGACGGTGGGTCATCAGGCCGTCGACCTGTACGCCGAGGCCATGGACCTTCCCCTGTACAGGCGCACTATCGAGGGCTCCAGTCTGCACACGGGGAGAGAATACAGCCAGACCGCAGGAGATGAGGTGGAGGATCTGTACCAGCTGCTCAAGCTTGTGAAG GAGAAGGAGGGTGTTGAGGCCGTGTCTGTGGGGGCCATTCTGTCCGACTACCAGAGAGTACGTGTGGAAAATGT GTGTGCGCGACTGCAGCTCCAGCCGCTGGCGTACCTGTGGCGCCGAGACCAGGCCGAGCTGCTCAGAGAGATCATATCCAGTGACCTCCACGCTGTCGTCATCAAAGTGGCGGCGTACG GCCTGGATCCAGAGAGACATTTAGGAAAATCCCTGGCGGAGATGGAAGCGTATCTGCACGAG CTTTCAGAGAAGTATGGAGTTCATATCTGTGGAGAAGGAGGCGAGTACGAGACCTTCACCGTTGACTGCCCGCTCTTCAAGAAGAAGATCGTCAT tgacTCGATGGAGACGGTCATCCACTCGGCCGATGCCTTCGCTCCTGTTGGATACCTGCGCTTCACACGCATGCACACGGAGGACAAGAGAGAA GGCTCCGGAGGGCGGCCGCTGCCTCTCAGTAGATGTCCTTGCCAGAACACCATTGACAGGATGACAGAAGAGCTGGAATATGCTGATAAAACTCCAGACGTCCAGGGAGGATGTCCATCAAACGCTGAGCGCAGTTGTCAGTCGGAGCCgg AATTGTATTGGCTCATCGAACACCAACACAAAAGAAGTATTGCACTACTATGGTTTTGTTGA